Proteins encoded by one window of Microbacterium testaceum:
- the pstS gene encoding phosphate ABC transporter substrate-binding protein PstS → MNVRPRLARFAAVLAVVSLVALAPSPAQADGYVPISGSGSTWSQNALDQWRKNVASNYGMTVNYSGTGSSAGRSDFIKETVDFAISEIPFQANPEDGSPPEKPTTGYAYMPIVAGGTSLMYNLKIGGKRVTNLRLSGEVIAKIFSGQISKWNDAAIQADNPALAMPDRPITPVYRSDGSGTSAQFTLWMSKQYGNIWTQGMRSQFPQVNASFKGQNGSLGVAGYVSQDYGEGAITYVEYSYAMKSGFPVVKVLNKAGYYVEPTFQSVAVALMSAAINPDLTQNLDGVYNSNDPRTYPMSSYSYMIVPTATNKIFTAEKGKTLSRFADYMLCEGQQQAAALGYSPLPMNLVQAGSEVLKSIPGSEGGVDFNACNNPTFKPGDSPANNQLAATAPQPPDCDKQGATQCVEGTGGAQEATPSTGSGGVSGGANSAAAAAGSGGAATAGSSATAAGSPSGSAGDAPVYDANGNLVSGAGGAAVNAAVSSPFTLDDNGWGVPQTAMLAAGLLMVAAVLIPPVIGRRSRR, encoded by the coding sequence GTGAATGTCCGTCCCCGCCTGGCCCGCTTCGCCGCGGTGCTCGCGGTCGTCTCTCTCGTCGCGCTAGCCCCGTCGCCCGCACAGGCCGACGGGTACGTGCCGATCTCCGGATCCGGCTCGACCTGGTCGCAGAACGCGCTCGATCAGTGGCGTAAGAACGTGGCCAGCAACTACGGCATGACGGTGAACTACTCGGGGACGGGGTCGAGCGCCGGGCGCAGTGATTTCATCAAAGAGACCGTGGACTTCGCCATCAGCGAGATTCCGTTTCAAGCGAATCCCGAGGACGGCTCACCCCCCGAGAAGCCGACGACCGGGTACGCCTACATGCCCATCGTCGCGGGTGGAACCTCCCTCATGTACAACCTGAAGATCGGGGGTAAACGGGTCACCAATCTGCGACTCTCCGGCGAGGTCATCGCGAAGATCTTCTCGGGGCAGATCTCCAAATGGAACGACGCGGCGATCCAAGCCGACAACCCGGCCCTCGCGATGCCCGATCGACCGATCACCCCCGTCTACCGCTCGGACGGCTCGGGTACGAGCGCGCAGTTCACGCTGTGGATGTCGAAGCAGTACGGAAACATCTGGACGCAGGGGATGCGATCGCAGTTCCCGCAAGTCAATGCGTCGTTCAAGGGTCAGAACGGATCGCTCGGTGTCGCTGGCTACGTCAGCCAGGACTACGGCGAGGGGGCCATCACCTACGTGGAGTACTCGTACGCCATGAAGTCCGGGTTCCCGGTGGTGAAGGTGCTCAACAAGGCCGGCTACTACGTCGAGCCGACATTCCAGTCGGTCGCGGTCGCGCTGATGTCCGCCGCCATCAATCCCGACCTGACCCAGAACCTCGACGGTGTGTACAACAGCAACGACCCACGTACTTACCCCATGTCGAGCTATTCGTACATGATCGTCCCCACCGCCACGAACAAGATCTTCACGGCGGAGAAAGGCAAGACCCTGAGTCGCTTCGCCGACTACATGCTGTGCGAAGGGCAGCAGCAGGCGGCCGCGCTGGGATATTCCCCCCTGCCCATGAATCTCGTACAGGCCGGTTCCGAAGTGCTGAAGTCGATCCCGGGCAGCGAGGGAGGCGTCGACTTCAACGCGTGCAACAACCCCACGTTCAAGCCGGGTGACTCTCCCGCCAACAACCAGCTCGCGGCGACGGCGCCGCAGCCACCTGACTGCGACAAGCAGGGCGCAACTCAGTGCGTCGAAGGAACGGGAGGCGCACAGGAAGCGACTCCGTCAACGGGTTCGGGTGGCGTCAGCGGCGGTGCAAACAGCGCAGCAGCCGCCGCGGGTTCCGGGGGTGCTGCCACCGCCGGTTCCTCGGCGACGGCAGCAGGCTCTCCGTCCGGCAGCGCCGGAGATGCGCCGGTGTACGACGCGAACGGCAACCTGGTATCGGGTGCAGGCGGAGCAGCCGTGAATGCCGCTGTCTCTTCACCCTTCACGCTCGACGACAACGGCTGGGGCGTGCCACAGACCGCGATGCTCGCGGCGGGACTGCTGATGGTCGCAGCTGTGCTCATTCCACCAGTCATCGGCCGTCGTTCGCGGCGCTGA
- a CDS encoding substrate-binding domain-containing protein translates to MKFKKVAAVAAALGIVMAGVAIAAPANAEPVSNSYTLVGSDTLQDVVNALTNGTDVTGARVRVTANNQTVGSFDAFGSSAIQAKPGGEFFGRPSGSGQGLNALSASISGNTYTGNAAIPKKNITGQVDIARSSSGWGSNEDTANGKLAYVPFGRDAVGFAYRGGTSAWAHLTLDQIKGVYAGTITSIDGVPIKPILPQNSSGTRKFFLKALTGSETGAAPGVSAGTERGQYSNTSTAENDGTVLQAGEIIPFSVANWVAQSNGATGVNTTANVSFGGAQGSTDPFTVADGKLVPNAAYYSDATFGRDTYLIVERARITQGNAKYDAALTNLVKPGTSGVASSLAGFSTNLPTQPGAVKQVFGFLPPSSYVIHYAYATLPY, encoded by the coding sequence ATGAAGTTCAAGAAGGTCGCCGCGGTCGCCGCGGCCCTGGGTATCGTGATGGCCGGCGTGGCCATCGCGGCGCCGGCCAATGCCGAGCCGGTCTCGAACAGCTACACGCTGGTCGGCTCGGACACCCTGCAGGACGTCGTCAACGCCCTCACCAACGGTACCGACGTCACCGGTGCACGCGTCCGCGTGACCGCCAACAACCAGACCGTCGGCTCGTTCGACGCGTTCGGTTCGAGCGCCATCCAGGCCAAGCCGGGTGGAGAGTTCTTCGGTCGCCCGTCGGGCTCGGGACAGGGGCTAAACGCCCTCTCGGCGTCCATCAGCGGCAACACCTACACCGGCAACGCCGCCATCCCGAAGAAGAACATCACGGGCCAGGTCGACATCGCTCGTTCGTCATCGGGCTGGGGCAGCAACGAAGACACCGCCAACGGCAAGCTCGCTTACGTCCCCTTCGGCCGCGACGCGGTCGGCTTCGCCTATAGGGGCGGCACCTCGGCCTGGGCGCATCTCACCCTCGACCAGATCAAGGGCGTCTACGCCGGCACCATCACCTCGATCGACGGCGTCCCGATCAAGCCGATCCTTCCGCAGAACTCGTCGGGTACCCGCAAGTTCTTCCTGAAGGCTCTCACCGGTAGCGAAACGGGTGCGGCGCCCGGCGTGTCGGCGGGAACCGAACGCGGTCAGTACAGCAACACCTCCACGGCCGAGAACGATGGAACCGTCCTGCAGGCGGGAGAGATCATCCCGTTCTCGGTGGCCAACTGGGTCGCCCAGTCCAACGGGGCAACGGGTGTGAACACCACCGCCAACGTGTCGTTCGGCGGTGCCCAGGGCTCGACCGACCCGTTCACCGTGGCCGACGGCAAGCTCGTCCCCAACGCCGCCTACTACAGCGACGCCACCTTCGGTCGTGACACCTACCTCATCGTCGAGCGTGCCCGCATCACCCAGGGCAACGCTAAGTACGACGCGGCTCTGACCAATCTCGTCAAGCCGGGAACGTCAGGTGTCGCCTCCAGCCTCGCGGGCTTCAGCACGAACCTCCCCACCCAGCCCGGAGCCGTCAAGCAGGTCTTCGGCTTCCTGCCCCCCTCGAGCTACGTCATCCACTACGCGTACGCCACCCTCCCGTACTGA
- a CDS encoding Ig domain-containing protein has product MKNSFKLGLAAVTAIALSLSGAGTAFAAQTTTTTGSTGATYAISGDDGSIIPEGTVLNWEDPVLLVPTTANIKQTFPGDASATSAKFFAAARGSERTVSGWKAWGDAGFKGTTKELLSPQVTLGNLTAGDFAGLKTTGGDFSLGVANLNNNGLSIAGGVAYYVWIHVNAGGTWTFENTTAVAAATAPSITTASLNAATVGTAFSQTLTADGTAPLTWSVKSGGALPAGLALDASSGVVSGTPTTAGAFSVTIVATNSAGSNEKAFSGTVAAPAPTAPTKPEGSATNKVDIADPAKGAKTVTVPAGSANANKTLVAWAWSDPTNLGQVTTDANGNATVDISSLPAGEHTIALTAPGDATFAVLAWDTITKVSASGDTTTDTVDVTAAVTASDLWSLNAEATKVDFGSVARDKTAQASLGKVTVVDDRNVLKGWNLDAAWSSFKNSAGDEIPATALTLAPKAYAGTPLVSGVTLGTTGSKIASSSAVSTLTSGALFDADLTFKAPKDAQTGDYTSTLTLTLTSK; this is encoded by the coding sequence ATGAAGAACTCGTTCAAACTGGGCCTCGCGGCCGTCACCGCGATTGCCCTCTCGCTGAGTGGCGCGGGCACCGCTTTCGCGGCCCAGACCACGACCACCACCGGCTCGACCGGTGCGACTTACGCCATCTCCGGAGACGACGGATCGATCATCCCGGAGGGCACCGTCCTCAACTGGGAGGACCCCGTTCTGCTCGTTCCCACTACCGCCAACATCAAGCAGACGTTCCCCGGTGACGCCTCGGCGACGAGCGCGAAGTTCTTCGCAGCCGCTCGTGGTTCTGAGCGCACGGTCTCGGGCTGGAAGGCTTGGGGTGACGCCGGATTCAAGGGCACGACGAAGGAGCTGCTGAGCCCCCAGGTCACGCTGGGAAACCTCACGGCGGGAGACTTCGCCGGTCTCAAGACCACCGGCGGTGACTTCAGTCTCGGTGTCGCGAACCTCAACAACAACGGGCTCAGCATCGCGGGCGGCGTCGCGTACTACGTGTGGATCCACGTCAATGCGGGTGGAACCTGGACGTTCGAGAACACGACGGCGGTCGCGGCCGCCACCGCCCCCTCCATCACCACGGCATCGCTCAACGCCGCGACGGTGGGTACGGCGTTCTCGCAGACGCTCACCGCCGACGGCACCGCACCCCTCACCTGGTCGGTCAAGTCGGGTGGCGCGCTGCCCGCCGGCCTCGCGCTCGACGCCTCCAGCGGCGTCGTCTCGGGCACGCCCACGACCGCGGGGGCGTTCAGCGTCACGATCGTCGCGACCAACAGCGCGGGTTCGAACGAGAAGGCCTTCTCGGGCACGGTGGCGGCTCCCGCTCCGACCGCTCCGACCAAGCCCGAGGGCTCGGCTACGAACAAGGTCGACATCGCCGACCCCGCCAAGGGTGCGAAGACGGTCACGGTTCCCGCCGGTTCCGCCAACGCGAACAAGACGCTCGTCGCCTGGGCATGGTCCGACCCGACCAACCTCGGCCAGGTCACGACCGACGCCAACGGCAACGCGACCGTCGACATCTCGTCGCTGCCCGCCGGTGAGCACACCATCGCGCTCACCGCCCCCGGTGACGCGACGTTCGCGGTCCTCGCGTGGGACACGATCACAAAGGTCTCGGCCTCCGGTGACACCACCACCGACACGGTCGACGTGACCGCCGCCGTGACCGCGAGCGACCTGTGGTCGCTCAACGCCGAGGCCACGAAGGTCGACTTCGGCAGCGTCGCGCGCGACAAGACCGCTCAGGCCTCCCTCGGCAAGGTCACCGTGGTCGACGACCGCAACGTCCTCAAGGGCTGGAACCTCGACGCCGCGTGGAGCTCCTTCAAGAACTCCGCGGGTGACGAGATCCCGGCTACCGCTCTCACGCTGGCTCCCAAGGCCTACGCCGGTACGCCGCTCGTCTCGGGCGTGACCCTCGGAACCACGGGCTCGAAGATCGCATCCAGCTCGGCGGTCTCCACGCTCACCTCCGGTGCGCTGTTCGACGCCGACCTCACCTTCAAGGCTCCCAAGGACGCCCAGACCGGTGACTACACCTCGACGCTGACACTCACGCTCACCTCCAAGTGA
- a CDS encoding sortase, producing MSPVQVFVRGTLASIAVLVLVFLINLLVVSHVSHFASQQQLRDTYRAQLAEGTAPVSEGDFEDHLLVDGAPVALLSIPQLGIDEVVSEGTTSGVLTRGPGHRRDTVLPGQAGVSVIMGRTAAFGGPFARLQTLQPGETFTVRTGQGEQTFEVLGVRYAGDPTPPAPVRGESRLILMAARGAPYLPTGVAYVDARSTGDAQPTGARQTTSMALAPQAKPMATDMTTVWALVFALQFLVVAELLAVWAYRRVGWQKTWVVFTPVLLLASVFVSDQLIRLLPNLL from the coding sequence TTGTCTCCGGTTCAGGTCTTCGTCCGTGGGACGCTGGCTTCGATCGCGGTTCTCGTCCTGGTCTTCCTGATCAACCTCCTCGTGGTCAGCCACGTAAGCCACTTCGCCTCGCAGCAGCAGTTGCGGGACACGTATCGCGCTCAGCTGGCGGAGGGCACCGCTCCCGTGAGCGAGGGCGACTTCGAGGATCACCTGCTCGTCGACGGCGCGCCCGTGGCGCTGTTGTCGATCCCTCAGCTCGGCATCGACGAGGTGGTCTCCGAGGGCACGACGTCCGGCGTCCTCACGCGGGGGCCCGGCCATCGTCGCGACACGGTGCTGCCCGGGCAGGCGGGCGTCAGCGTGATCATGGGGCGCACCGCCGCGTTCGGCGGGCCTTTCGCGCGCCTGCAGACCCTGCAGCCGGGCGAGACGTTCACGGTCCGTACGGGTCAGGGCGAGCAGACGTTCGAGGTCCTCGGCGTCCGATACGCCGGGGATCCGACCCCGCCCGCCCCCGTGAGGGGCGAGAGCCGGCTCATCCTCATGGCCGCCCGCGGCGCGCCCTACCTGCCGACGGGAGTCGCGTACGTGGATGCCAGGAGCACCGGCGACGCGCAGCCCACGGGTGCTCGTCAGACCACGTCGATGGCTCTCGCGCCGCAGGCGAAGCCGATGGCGACGGACATGACGACGGTGTGGGCGCTGGTCTTCGCGCTGCAGTTCCTCGTCGTGGCCGAATTGCTCGCCGTGTGGGCGTATCGGCGTGTGGGCTGGCAGAAGACGTGGGTCGTCTTCACCCCCGTCCTTCTGCTGGCGAGCGTCTTCGTCTCGGACCAGCTCATCCGTCTTCTTCCCAACCTCCTCTGA
- a CDS encoding phosphate ABC transporter ATP-binding protein, protein MSELDARSISAWFGDHQVLLDVSLTMPAGQVTALIGPSGCGKSTFLRILNRMHELVPSAALAGEVLLDGDDIYDPGHRLIDARKHIGMVFQKPNPFPAMSIYDNVIAGLKLTGRRAGRDEKDHLVETSLQSAGLWKEVKDRLRAPGGGLSGGQQQRLCIARSLAIRPKILLMDEPCSALDPTSTRVIEETMGELQKELTIVIVTHNMQQAQRVSQQCAFFLASQGQPGHIVEHGDTAAMFDSPIDPRTYDYVNGRFG, encoded by the coding sequence TTGTCGGAGCTCGATGCGCGGTCGATCTCGGCGTGGTTCGGCGATCATCAGGTCCTCCTCGATGTGTCCCTCACGATGCCCGCGGGGCAGGTGACCGCACTCATCGGTCCCTCGGGCTGCGGCAAGTCGACCTTCTTGCGCATCCTCAACCGCATGCACGAGCTGGTGCCCTCGGCCGCCCTCGCCGGCGAGGTGCTGTTGGACGGCGACGACATCTACGACCCCGGTCATCGGTTGATCGACGCGCGCAAGCACATCGGCATGGTCTTCCAGAAGCCGAACCCCTTCCCGGCGATGTCCATCTACGACAACGTCATCGCGGGTCTGAAGCTCACGGGTCGCCGCGCCGGGCGAGACGAGAAGGACCACCTCGTCGAGACGTCGTTGCAGAGCGCGGGGCTGTGGAAAGAGGTCAAGGACCGCCTGCGAGCACCGGGTGGGGGACTGTCCGGCGGGCAGCAGCAGCGTCTCTGCATCGCTCGATCTCTCGCGATCCGCCCCAAGATCCTGCTCATGGACGAGCCCTGTTCGGCGCTCGACCCCACCTCGACCCGCGTGATCGAGGAGACCATGGGCGAGCTGCAGAAGGAACTGACGATCGTCATCGTCACGCACAACATGCAGCAGGCGCAGCGCGTCTCGCAGCAGTGCGCGTTCTTCCTGGCATCCCAGGGGCAGCCCGGTCACATCGTCGAGCACGGCGACACCGCGGCGATGTTCGACTCGCCCATCGATCCGCGCACCTACGACTACGTCAACGGACGCTTCGGATAG
- a CDS encoding LmeA family phospholipid-binding protein, with protein MAVLAVVLVVLATTAFATAEGLIRSERERAIVAEARTMFALPESQRIEVDIPGSVLLQELAGRFDSVGVTVRSFAVGPANSDFMMNLEGLEDADGTWTVDHLSGALTLSAAQATALVVPPEAQGAMRIDFSGGDMVFGMSVPGGATPQSASLAMTPHFDKGRFSMGITSVTAGGETMSAAEMGAKTGVDLAALQPAPVCLAEALPRFLRVRDVGVTDQRFRIDVDVDLPAAETETGSEPGSCP; from the coding sequence GTGGCGGTCCTCGCCGTCGTCCTCGTCGTCCTGGCGACGACCGCCTTCGCGACGGCGGAGGGGCTCATTCGCTCCGAGCGGGAGCGGGCCATCGTCGCCGAGGCGAGGACCATGTTCGCCCTTCCCGAGAGTCAACGCATCGAGGTCGACATCCCCGGTTCCGTGCTCCTTCAGGAACTCGCCGGACGCTTCGACAGTGTCGGGGTCACGGTCCGAAGCTTCGCCGTCGGGCCGGCCAACTCCGACTTCATGATGAATCTCGAAGGACTCGAGGACGCCGACGGCACGTGGACGGTCGACCACCTCTCCGGGGCGTTGACGCTCTCCGCCGCGCAGGCGACAGCGCTCGTGGTCCCTCCCGAGGCGCAGGGTGCGATGCGGATCGATTTCTCCGGCGGTGACATGGTCTTCGGAATGTCCGTGCCGGGCGGCGCGACTCCTCAATCGGCGAGCCTCGCGATGACGCCGCACTTCGACAAGGGGAGGTTCAGCATGGGGATCACCTCGGTCACGGCGGGTGGCGAAACGATGTCCGCCGCAGAGATGGGTGCGAAGACGGGCGTCGATCTCGCCGCCCTGCAACCCGCCCCCGTGTGTCTTGCCGAGGCGCTGCCCCGCTTCCTCCGGGTGCGCGACGTCGGCGTCACCGACCAGAGGTTCCGCATCGACGTCGACGTCGACCTGCCCGCGGCCGAGACCGAGACGGGGAGCGAACCCGGCTCCTGTCCCTGA
- a CDS encoding threonine/serine ThrE exporter family protein codes for MSPTPRRLLSSLRRLVHVDEASSPDTTMIPVIDEALSTRILDLAIRIGETMLVVGAPANEVTLTIVRVCAAYGLDPVHVDVTYNSITIAHSRPGATHPITLLRVVRGSVPDHAKLQRLQALVQEITGGLGLDDAVVRCRAIRRLPFRYRPAIVIASQASLAAGVAIMFGANWLALVLSFIAAALAASTQYVMARARVPYFFAQIAGGFVLTVFAALSPLLRYTGLDAAAAIRPSVIVASGIVLMLAGLTVVGAAQDAIDGFALTATGRILELTTQTLGVVLGILAGLETVRVIGMGMSPPSNALPLGPVSVQFVGAAVIAIAVAVYNGAGARIVVVSAALSLVAWAGYVAASGLGFEVAAASGVGAFVGSFAGIVVAYRLHVPSVAITTAAILPLVPGAAVFRGLLGIVESGDDPTVLMTGVTTLAGAATIGIALAVGASLGIYLGQPVRATLSSVTRVRARARR; via the coding sequence TTGTCCCCCACCCCGCGGCGGCTGCTGTCGTCCCTGCGCCGTCTGGTGCACGTCGACGAGGCCTCGTCGCCCGACACGACGATGATCCCGGTCATCGACGAGGCGCTCTCGACGCGCATCCTCGACCTCGCCATCCGCATCGGCGAGACCATGCTCGTCGTCGGCGCTCCCGCCAACGAGGTGACCCTCACGATCGTGCGGGTGTGCGCGGCCTACGGGCTCGATCCGGTGCACGTCGACGTCACCTACAACTCGATCACGATCGCCCACAGCCGCCCCGGCGCGACCCACCCGATCACCCTGCTGCGGGTGGTGCGCGGTTCGGTGCCCGACCACGCGAAGCTGCAGCGTCTGCAGGCTCTGGTGCAGGAGATCACCGGCGGTCTCGGGCTCGACGACGCGGTCGTGCGCTGCCGCGCCATCCGCCGACTGCCCTTCCGCTACCGCCCCGCGATCGTGATCGCCTCGCAGGCGTCTCTCGCGGCCGGGGTCGCGATCATGTTCGGCGCGAACTGGCTTGCCCTGGTGCTGTCGTTCATCGCCGCGGCCCTCGCGGCGTCGACGCAGTACGTGATGGCGCGGGCACGCGTGCCGTACTTCTTCGCGCAGATCGCGGGCGGGTTCGTCCTGACCGTCTTCGCCGCCCTGTCCCCGTTGCTGCGCTACACGGGCCTCGACGCGGCCGCGGCGATCCGGCCGTCGGTGATCGTGGCATCCGGAATCGTCCTGATGCTCGCCGGACTCACCGTGGTGGGCGCGGCCCAGGATGCCATCGACGGCTTCGCCCTGACGGCGACCGGACGCATCCTCGAGCTCACGACGCAGACCCTCGGCGTCGTCCTCGGCATCCTCGCCGGGCTCGAGACGGTGCGCGTGATCGGCATGGGCATGTCTCCCCCGTCGAACGCCCTCCCCCTCGGCCCGGTCAGCGTGCAGTTCGTCGGCGCGGCCGTCATCGCGATCGCCGTCGCCGTGTACAACGGCGCCGGCGCGCGCATCGTCGTCGTCAGCGCCGCCCTCAGCCTCGTCGCGTGGGCGGGGTACGTCGCCGCCTCGGGCCTCGGCTTCGAAGTCGCCGCCGCCAGCGGCGTCGGCGCCTTTGTCGGAAGCTTCGCGGGCATCGTCGTCGCCTACCGGTTGCACGTACCCTCGGTCGCGATCACGACCGCCGCGATCCTGCCCCTCGTGCCCGGCGCGGCGGTGTTCCGCGGCCTGCTCGGGATCGTCGAGTCGGGCGACGACCCCACCGTGCTCATGACCGGGGTGACCACGCTCGCCGGGGCCGCGACCATCGGCATCGCCCTGGCGGTGGGCGCCTCGCTCGGCATCTACCTGGGCCAGCCGGTGCGCGCGACACTGTCGAGCGTCACACGCGTGCGGGCCCGAGCACGGCGGTAG
- a CDS encoding aspartate kinase, whose translation MALIVQKYGGSSVADAESIKRVAKRIVDTRRAGHEVVVAVSAMGDTTDELLDLAGQVAPIPAPRELDMLLSSGERISMALLAMAIHSMGFEARSFTGSQAGMITDATHGAARIVDVTPVRLREALDEGAIVIVAGFQGFNRDTRDITTLGRGGSDTTAVALAAALKADVCEIYSDVDGIFTADPRVVPLARKLDRVGSEEMLELAANGAKVLYIRAVEYARRHGVLIHARSTFSSNEGTWVLDASKTSALVPERGAMEEPIVAGVATDLSQAKITVIGVPDVPGKAADIFKIVAKSGANVDMIVQNVSAAATSRTDISFTLPKTDATTALKALAGEQAEVGFESLVHDDQIGKLSVVGAGMRTHSGVSATLFEALSLAGVNIEMISTSEIRISVVVRGVDLAEAARLVHTAYGLDGDAEATVHAGTGR comes from the coding sequence ATGGCTCTGATCGTCCAGAAGTACGGCGGCTCGTCCGTCGCCGACGCCGAGAGCATCAAGCGGGTCGCCAAGCGCATCGTCGACACGCGTCGCGCCGGCCACGAGGTCGTCGTCGCGGTCAGCGCCATGGGCGACACGACCGACGAGCTGCTCGACCTCGCGGGCCAGGTCGCCCCGATCCCCGCGCCGCGCGAGCTCGACATGTTGCTGTCCAGCGGAGAGCGCATCTCGATGGCCCTGCTGGCCATGGCCATCCACTCGATGGGCTTCGAGGCCCGTTCGTTCACCGGCAGCCAGGCGGGGATGATCACGGATGCCACGCACGGCGCCGCCCGCATCGTCGACGTCACGCCCGTCCGACTCCGCGAGGCGCTCGACGAGGGGGCGATCGTCATCGTCGCCGGGTTCCAGGGCTTCAACCGCGACACCCGCGACATCACCACGCTCGGTCGCGGCGGATCCGACACCACGGCCGTCGCGCTCGCCGCGGCGCTCAAGGCCGACGTCTGCGAGATCTACAGCGACGTCGACGGCATCTTCACCGCCGACCCCCGCGTCGTCCCCCTCGCGCGCAAGCTCGACCGCGTCGGCAGCGAAGAGATGCTCGAGCTCGCCGCCAACGGAGCGAAGGTCCTCTACATCCGCGCGGTCGAGTACGCGCGGCGCCACGGCGTGCTGATCCACGCGCGGTCCACGTTCAGCTCGAACGAGGGCACCTGGGTGCTCGACGCTTCGAAGACCTCCGCACTCGTCCCCGAAAGAGGAGCCATGGAAGAGCCCATCGTCGCCGGCGTCGCCACCGACCTCAGCCAGGCCAAGATCACCGTCATCGGCGTGCCCGACGTGCCCGGCAAGGCCGCCGACATCTTCAAGATCGTCGCGAAGTCCGGTGCCAACGTCGACATGATCGTGCAGAACGTGTCGGCGGCCGCCACCAGCCGCACCGACATCTCGTTCACCCTGCCCAAGACCGACGCCACCACGGCGCTCAAGGCGCTCGCCGGTGAACAGGCCGAGGTCGGTTTCGAGAGCCTCGTCCACGACGACCAGATCGGGAAACTCTCGGTCGTCGGCGCCGGTATGCGCACGCACTCGGGCGTCTCGGCGACGCTCTTCGAAGCGCTGAGCCTGGCGGGCGTCAACATCGAGATGATCTCGACGTCCGAGATCCGCATCTCGGTCGTGGTGCGCGGCGTCGACCTCGCCGAGGCCGCCCGTCTCGTGCACACCGCGTACGGTCTC